Proteins encoded together in one Paenibacillus segetis window:
- a CDS encoding helix-turn-helix transcriptional regulator translates to MKYSSMYRIPDEDDKGAHDLSSNLIVNSVGFYEYEAYFKMTHRKEGRKDFYLAYNYSGPMTVRRNGQDHILEPGSLFIYRPYEEQYYGHYAEQKFISYWVHFTGYGVDELLLNAKLAEDGPFFVGINNDIAAIFEDMMNELRDKKASYELASASLLSYLLALISRLIEQGSDVRANSNRAEIYDTIKYIHDNYAQEIYVTKLAEIAYLSTDRYTTLFKITTGTTPLQYINRFRLEKACELMKHTHLNIQQISNLVGFEDQLYFSRMFKKYYHVTPSEYLTRFN, encoded by the coding sequence GTGAAATATTCTAGCATGTATCGTATTCCAGACGAAGATGACAAGGGAGCTCATGATCTAAGTAGCAATTTGATCGTTAACTCCGTCGGTTTCTACGAATACGAGGCATATTTTAAAATGACTCATAGGAAGGAGGGGCGTAAGGACTTTTACCTTGCGTATAATTATTCTGGACCGATGACAGTGCGTCGAAACGGGCAAGATCATATATTGGAACCCGGAAGCCTATTTATATATCGTCCATATGAAGAACAATACTATGGTCATTACGCCGAACAGAAATTCATTTCCTATTGGGTGCATTTTACCGGTTATGGAGTTGATGAGCTTCTACTTAACGCCAAACTTGCTGAAGATGGTCCTTTCTTTGTGGGAATTAATAATGATATAGCTGCAATATTCGAAGATATGATGAATGAACTACGTGATAAAAAAGCTAGCTATGAACTTGCTTCAGCCTCGCTTCTCTCTTATCTGCTAGCACTTATTTCAAGATTGATTGAACAGGGTTCCGATGTTAGAGCCAACAGCAACCGCGCTGAGATCTATGACACCATCAAATATATCCATGACAATTATGCGCAAGAAATATATGTGACCAAACTTGCTGAAATCGCGTATCTTAGCACGGATAGGTATACAACTTTGTTCAAAATTACGACAGGTACGACACCGCTGCAGTATATCAATAGATTTAGATTGGAGAAGGCATGTGAGCTCATGAAGCATACGCATTTAAATATTCAGCAGATTTCAAATTTAGTAGGTTTTGAGGATCAGCTGTATTTCAGCAGAATGTTCAAGAAGTATTATCATGTGACTCCATCTGAGTACCTTACTAGGTTTAATTAA
- a CDS encoding DUF4091 domain-containing protein, with protein MNISLALEDASYKYVHGVLNKPGFPADEHKQISLVCGRNDRAAVQLLVYSEQEMLVSVNEDTCFYERGAIDIVRVNVDVPGLQEGSITANLIGLVEDDDRQLKSDIILQQPFIHVDGRRIQPVWIEVVIDKDVKPGLYTPQITVLGHRMFEDEELIRQLTFEIQVMNTTLSDAQNYSFNLNLWQHNSNIARKYDVDLWSDEHFAIMDNYVASLANLGQKALSVIVSEIPWSGQFSSYDRIDPANMFEYNIVKANLLANGEWSFDFNALNRYIELGMKHGITQEIEVFGLINIWVIEDAGFGGVMEDYNDAVRIRYWDESSNTFKYMKHKQDFAKYVQALEQNFIQQGWIDKVRVTADEPADIELYTARLDELKQMAPSFKYKAAMNHASFIEQKIEGIVDYVPVLDCITSEYQKIQQLKNEIKGSMTYYVCCVPELPNTFISSHLLESRLIPWLAFHMNMDGFLRWNYTVWPNDPLNKITYHYPIFSAGDTNFVYPGRNGQPMLTLRYKLLQKGIRDYEILNSYIKQGGDREKLEQQMKKIFLWQSIDELHPSARKNREELFSLLNTDYEEIITEILTELVEEGSL; from the coding sequence ATGAATATATCACTGGCTTTAGAGGATGCAAGCTATAAGTATGTACATGGAGTACTGAACAAACCTGGATTTCCTGCTGACGAGCATAAACAGATTTCGCTAGTATGCGGAAGGAATGATCGAGCTGCCGTTCAACTCCTTGTCTATTCCGAGCAGGAAATGTTGGTATCTGTAAATGAGGACACTTGCTTCTATGAAAGAGGCGCCATCGATATTGTTCGCGTGAATGTAGACGTTCCTGGCTTACAGGAAGGGAGCATTACAGCCAATCTAATTGGACTTGTCGAGGATGATGATCGGCAGTTAAAGTCTGATATTATTCTACAGCAACCATTCATCCATGTGGATGGCAGAAGAATTCAACCCGTGTGGATCGAAGTCGTGATCGATAAAGATGTTAAGCCTGGCCTTTACACTCCTCAGATCACCGTTCTTGGCCACCGAATGTTTGAAGACGAGGAATTGATTAGACAACTAACATTTGAAATACAGGTCATGAACACGACGCTAAGCGATGCACAGAATTATTCATTTAACCTGAACTTATGGCAGCACAATTCTAACATTGCTAGAAAATACGACGTAGATCTATGGAGTGATGAGCATTTTGCCATCATGGATAACTATGTCGCCTCTTTGGCCAATCTCGGGCAAAAAGCTCTATCAGTCATCGTTTCTGAAATTCCTTGGTCAGGTCAATTCTCCAGCTATGATCGTATCGACCCTGCAAACATGTTCGAATATAATATCGTAAAAGCAAATCTGTTAGCCAATGGTGAATGGTCTTTTGATTTCAATGCCTTAAATCGATACATTGAATTAGGTATGAAGCATGGAATCACACAAGAAATTGAAGTATTCGGATTAATCAATATTTGGGTGATTGAGGATGCCGGATTCGGCGGTGTGATGGAAGACTACAATGATGCAGTCCGTATCCGGTATTGGGATGAGAGCAGTAATACCTTTAAATATATGAAACACAAGCAAGACTTCGCGAAATATGTTCAAGCACTGGAACAAAATTTCATCCAACAGGGATGGATCGACAAGGTACGGGTCACAGCTGATGAACCAGCGGATATCGAGCTTTATACGGCACGACTTGACGAGCTTAAGCAAATGGCTCCTTCCTTCAAATATAAAGCAGCCATGAACCATGCTTCATTCATAGAGCAAAAGATCGAAGGTATTGTGGATTATGTTCCCGTCCTAGACTGTATCACCAGTGAGTATCAGAAAATACAACAATTAAAGAACGAAATTAAGGGTAGCATGACCTATTATGTCTGCTGTGTTCCTGAGCTTCCTAATACATTCATTAGCTCTCACTTGCTAGAAAGCAGGCTTATCCCTTGGCTGGCCTTTCATATGAACATGGATGGCTTCTTAAGATGGAATTATACCGTTTGGCCAAATGATCCATTAAACAAAATCACGTATCATTATCCGATCTTCTCTGCGGGTGATACCAACTTTGTCTATCCCGGAAGAAACGGTCAACCTATGCTTACGCTGAGATATAAGCTGCTCCAGAAAGGGATTCGGGATTACGAAATCCTGAATAGCTATATCAAACAAGGAGGAGACCGGGAGAAGCTCGAACAACAAATGAAAAAAATATTCCTATGGCAATCCATTGATGAACTCCATCCAAGCGCTAGAAAGAATAGGGAAGAACTCTTTTCATTATTGAATACGGATTACGAAGAGATTATCACTGAAATTTTAACTGAGCTAGTAGAGGAAGGATCACTATGA
- a CDS encoding Gfo/Idh/MocA family protein, giving the protein MRIGIIGYGLRIRSLYNLLPKISTDCKVVAIADPRIEEIRTDLGSESESITFFESADDMLQHMQLDGVMVGTRCDLHTDIALKILERNLPLFLEKPVATNIHDLTRLKAGYEDSKSQVVVSFPLRHTALVELAKEIVDSGKIGTIEHVQAVNNVPYGGVYYHSWYRDEQITGGLFLQKATHDFDYINYLVGLKPLAICAMKSKQIFKGNKPANLKCTDCDEKYTCAESTIVNQIGEYCSFAEDTGNEDSGSALIHYESGMHLSYSQNFFARRGAAKRGVRLLGYKGTLEFDWYSNKLEIHMHHEPRVETHQLDVDPNGHSGGDSKLLLNFIQVMRGQEQSLTSLDDGLLSALMCIKANESANSHTFCNINWD; this is encoded by the coding sequence ATGAGAATTGGTATAATTGGATATGGATTGCGCATTCGCTCTCTATATAATCTTTTGCCTAAAATTTCAACGGACTGCAAAGTCGTCGCTATTGCCGATCCTCGTATTGAGGAGATCAGAACAGATCTAGGATCGGAATCGGAATCAATCACCTTTTTTGAAAGTGCAGATGACATGCTTCAGCACATGCAATTAGATGGAGTGATGGTGGGTACAAGATGTGATTTGCATACGGATATCGCACTAAAAATACTTGAAAGGAATTTGCCGCTTTTTCTTGAAAAACCTGTAGCAACTAACATCCATGATTTAACTCGACTTAAAGCAGGATATGAAGACTCGAAGTCGCAAGTGGTCGTCTCATTTCCTCTACGCCATACAGCTTTGGTTGAACTAGCTAAGGAAATAGTTGACTCCGGCAAAATTGGCACCATAGAACACGTACAAGCTGTGAACAACGTTCCTTACGGCGGTGTCTATTATCACAGTTGGTATCGAGACGAACAGATTACCGGTGGTTTATTCTTACAGAAAGCAACACATGATTTCGACTACATTAACTATCTGGTTGGACTTAAACCCCTAGCCATTTGCGCAATGAAATCCAAGCAGATCTTTAAAGGAAATAAACCCGCCAATCTGAAGTGTACGGACTGTGACGAAAAGTATACTTGTGCCGAAAGTACGATCGTTAATCAAATTGGAGAGTACTGCAGTTTTGCTGAGGATACAGGGAACGAAGATTCAGGCAGTGCGCTAATTCATTACGAATCGGGAATGCATCTCTCCTACTCCCAAAACTTCTTCGCCCGCCGTGGTGCAGCTAAACGGGGAGTACGCTTACTCGGTTATAAAGGAACTTTAGAATTTGATTGGTATAGTAATAAATTAGAGATTCATATGCATCATGAACCTCGAGTTGAAACCCATCAACTTGATGTTGATCCCAATGGACATTCGGGTGGAGACTCCAAGCTTCTGCTTAACTTCATTCAAGTTATGCGAGGACAAGAGCAGTCCCTCACTTCACTGGATGACGGCCTCCTTAGTGCCTTAATGTGCATAAAGGCAAACGAATCTGCCAATTCGCACACTTTCTGCAATATAAATTGGGACTGA